The Nitrospirota bacterium genome has a segment encoding these proteins:
- a CDS encoding regulatory protein RecX, whose amino-acid sequence MPNEGRDEKELKQARNTAYRFLAIRPRSRAEVEKKLREREFPANTVSAVVEQLLRFGYLDDPKFARQWAAARVRTRGFGRRRIELELRQKGIGRDTAHEALAEAFDDSSESEIARREAEKKLRTLARFTPDVRKRRLAGFLGRKGFSGEVVREMLRMVPRQETA is encoded by the coding sequence ATGCCGAACGAGGGACGGGATGAAAAGGAACTGAAGCAAGCCAGGAACACGGCCTACCGCTTTCTCGCCATCCGCCCGCGAAGCAGGGCCGAAGTCGAGAAGAAGCTCCGCGAGCGGGAGTTCCCTGCCAATACGGTCAGCGCCGTTGTCGAACAGCTCCTCCGGTTCGGCTATCTCGATGACCCGAAGTTTGCCCGTCAGTGGGCCGCGGCGAGGGTGCGGACCCGCGGGTTCGGCAGGCGGAGGATAGAGCTGGAACTCCGACAGAAGGGCATCGGCCGCGACACCGCCCATGAAGCGCTTGCCGAAGCATTCGATGATTCATCGGAATCCGAGATCGCCCGCCGTGAAGCGGAGAAGAAGCTAAGGACCCTCGCCCGCTTCACACCGGATGTGCGGAAACGGCGGCTTGCGGGATTTCTGGGACGGAAGGGGTTTTCAGGCGAAGTCGTCCGGGAAATGCTCCGCATGGTTCCCCGGCAGGAGACAGCGTAG